A single region of the Micropterus dolomieu isolate WLL.071019.BEF.003 ecotype Adirondacks linkage group LG18, ASM2129224v1, whole genome shotgun sequence genome encodes:
- the erbb3a gene encoding receptor tyrosine-protein kinase erbB-3a isoform X1, which yields MAPFMRKVQQVLCVLLLCALQLCGAQTQGVVVCSGTQNVLSTTGNSELQYNLMKEMYTGCEIVMGNLEITMMDHNRDFSFLQSIREVTGYILFAVNEFSRLPLDHLRVIRGTTLYEDQYALAVMLNYQKDGHYGLQELGLTHLTEILQGGVKIIQNKYLSYAPQVNWLDIVKDGTTHIMVEGNGPEKPCNKACGELPCWGPGNDTCQILTKTVCAPQCNGRCFGSSPSECCHIECAGGCTGPLDTDCFACRNFNNSGSCVPLCPQTLIYNKHTFKLEPNPNAKYQYGSICVAQCPTNFLVDGSSCVSSCPSNKMEVEKNGVKRCEPCGGLCPKACHGTGSPTRQTVDALNIDSFINCTTIQGSLHFLVTGIKGDEYNGVPALDPEKLKIFNTVREITDILSIQSWPKNMSDLSVFSNLQTIQGRTLYKGVSSRRGYSLLVMKISSLTSLGLRSLRQISDGGIYITGNKKLCYHDTVNWTRILSSSSSRPQRRQTPVVKENRPRDQCVKEGHVCDPLCSSDGCWGPGPNQCLSCKKYSRGGTCVPDCMFLTGERREFAASSGECMPCHPECKVQAGKETCTGPGADQCVACASLQDGPHCVSSCPEGVMGGDEIIFKYANKQGHCEPCHINCTQGCYGPGIRDCEGSSRYISGQATTAIVLGVIALLFVSFSVFVLTVLYRRGLAIRRKRAMRRYIESGQSFEPLDPGEKGTKVHARLLKPTELRKIKLLGNGVFGSVHKGIWIPEGDTVKLPVAIKTIHGRTGWQTFREVTDHMMTMGSLNHINIVRTLGICPGDSLQLVTQLSTQGSLLEHVKNCKNKLSPQRLLNWCVQIAKGMYYLEENRVVHRNLAARNVLLKNNYTAQITDYGIADLLYPDDKKYFYNEGKAPIKWMALESIMFRRYTHQSDVWSYGVTVWEMMSYGAEPYTTMRPQEVPDLLEKGERLSQPQICTIDVYMVMVKCWMIDENVRPTFKELANEFTRMARDPPRYLVIKEDCSQQDTAPDELAQRSADLDDLDDLDVDLVDQVDEGMVEGMTPAPHYLSQSRSLSRLSRMDTHRVVLTSSSVAGYLPMTPGVDIPGQATWQSRSRLNSARTVSESSEGCGPAVELEMSEDFSLAGSLKRRRHREDSAYMSQRDSMSGGPPETPSPEIEEEDQNGYVLPGDSPERDTLLFSSRARMGKSHSSSLLGDPDDEEYEYMNKQTCVTPVSSRHSSHWLRPNKKRTTSVSSQVTACSGDTMLSVEVRGGPARSTQNSDSEQQGSNEVEYEYMDIRGGEKDESPPAHDPPPPPLTPARMGREEEEKEEDEYVKDTNYHYTNRQPKLGQALQEGKELKVQGRDEGEAYEYEDMDCFAVEYQNMQRQEEGAVGGTDAHRSGFEPYVKVRAGVGVGEPAIVDRSFDNPDYWHSRMSLKPKAVPT from the exons TGGTCGTCTGTTCCGGCACCCAGAATGTACTGAGCACGACGGGAAATTCAGAGCTCCAGTACAACCTGATGAAGGAGATGTACACCGGCTGTGAGATTGTGATGGGCAACCTTGAGATTACCATGATGGATCACAACAGAGACTTCTCCTTCCTGCAG TCTATCAGAGAGGTGACAGGCTACATCCTGTTTGCCGTCAACGAGTTCAGCCGCTTGCCTCTGGACCACCTGCGCGTCATCAGAGGCACCACACTATATGAGGACCAGTACGCTTTGGCTGTGATGCTCAACTACCAGAAGGACGGACATTATGGCCTACAAGAACTGGGCCTGACACACCTTACAG AGATACTACAGGGAGGAGTCAAGATCATCCAGAACAAGTACCTGAGCTATGCTCCACAGGTGAACTGGCTAGACATAGTGAAGGACGGAACGACTCATATTATGGTCGAGGGCAATGGGCCTGAAA AGCCTTGTAACAAAGCATGTGGAGAGCTTCCATGTTGGGGTCCAGGAAATGACACGTGCCAGATCT TGACAAAGACCGTGTGTGCCCCTCAGTGTAACGGCCGATGCTTTGGCAGCAGCCCGAGCGAGTGTTGTCACATTGAGTGTGCTGGAGGCTGCACTGGACCCCTGGACACAGACTGTTTT GCTTGCAGGAACTTCAACAACTCTGGCTCCTGCGTGCCTCTGTGTCCCCAGACCCTCATCTACAACAAGCACACATTCAAACTGGAGCCCAACCCCAATGCCAAGTACCAGTATGGCTCCATCTGCGTGGCCCAATGTCCCA caaacTTTCTGGTGGATGGCAGTTCATGTGTGAGCAGTTGCCCTTCTAATAAAATGGAGGTGGAGAAAAATGGCGTGAAAAGATGTGAACCCTGTGGAGGCCTCTGTCCAAAAG CTTGCCACGGCACAGGAAGTCCAACCAGACAGACTGTCGATGCTCTAAACATCGACAGTTTCATAAACTGCACAACAATCCAGGGCAGTCTGCATTTCCTGGTGACTGGGATCAAAGG TGACGAGTACAATGGTGTTCCAGCCCTCGATCcagaaaaactgaaaatcttCAACACTGTGAGGGAGataacag ACATCCTCAGTATCCAGTCATGGCCAAAAAACATGTCAGACCTGTCAGTCTTCTCCAACCTCCAAACAATTCAGGGCAGAACACTTTACAA AGGAGTGAGCTCTAGAAG GGGCTACTCCCTTCTGGTGATGAAGATCTCCTCTTTGACATCCCTGGGGTTACGTTCCCTGCGACAAATAAGCGACGGCGGCATTTACATCACAGGAAACAAGAAGCTCTGCTACCATGACACTGTCAACTGGACACGGATcttgagcagcagcagctcccgCCCGCAGCGACGCCAGACCCCTGTCGTCAAGGAGAACAGACCAAGAGATCAGTGTG ttaAAGAGGGCCATGTTTGCGACCCCCTTTGCTCCTCTGATGGCTGCTGGGGTCCGGGGCCAAACCAGTGTCTGTCCTGTAAGAAATACAGCAGGGGAGGAACGTGCGTGCCAGACTGCATGTTCTTAACCGG GGAGAGGAGGGAATTTGCTGCTTCATCAGGGGAGTGTATGCCCTGTCACCCTGAGTGTAAGGTGCAGGCAGGGAAGGAGACATGCACAGGCCCG GGAGCAGATCAGTGTGTAGCGTGTGCCAGCCTGCAGGACGGTCCACACTGTGTCTCCTCGTGTCCTGAGGGTGTGATGGGAGGGGACGAAATTATCTTTAAATACGCCAACAAGCAAGGCCACTGTGAACCGTGTCACATCAACTGTACCCAAGG GTGCTACGGTCCAGGAATTAGAGACTGTGAGGGGTCATCCCGGTACATTTCAGG ACAAGCGACCACAGCCATCGTACTGGGTGTGATTGCCCTTCTCTtcgtttctttctctgtcttcgTGCTGACTGTTCTGTACCGCCGAGGCCTCGCCATTCGCCGCAAGCGAGCTATGAGGAGATACATAGAGAGTGGACAG AGTTTTGAGCCTCTGGATCCTGGAGAGAAAGGAACTAAAGTCCACGCTCGGCTCCTGAAGCCCACAGAGCTGCGTAAGATAAAGCTCCTGGGTAACGGAGTTTTTGGATCCGTCCATAAG GGCATTTGGATTCCTGAGGGTGATACAGTGAAGCTTCCTGTGGCCATAAAGACAATTCATGGTCGGACTGGATGGCAGACCTTCCGTGAGGTGACAGAT CACATGATGACGATGGGAAGCTTGAACCACATTAACATTGTCAGGACACTGGGTATCTGTCCCGGTGACAGCCTGCAGCTCGTCACCCAGCTCAGCACTCAGGGCTCCCTGCTGGAGCACGTCAAGAACTGCAAGAACAAACTCAGCCCGCAGAGGCTGCTCAACTGGTGTGTTCAAATTGCAAAG GGTATGTATTACCTGGAGGAGAACAGGGTGGTCCACAGGAACCTGGCCGCCAGAAATGTGCTCCTGAAGAATAATTACACCGCCCAGATCACAGACTACGGCATTGCAGACCTGCTTTACCCTGATGACAAGAAGTACTTCTACAATGAGGGCAAG GCGCCCATCAAATGGATGGCCTTAGAGAGCATCATGTTTCGCAGATACACGCATCAGAGCGATGTCTGGAGTTATG GTGTGACAGTATGGGAGATGATGTCTTACGGGGCAGAGCCATACACCACGATGCGtccacaggaagttcctgaccTGCTGGAAAAGGGAGAGCGTCTATCCCAGCCTCAAATTTGCACCATTGATGTCTACATGGTCATGGTCAAGT GTTGGATGATTGATGAGAATGTCCGTCCAACATTCAAAGAGCTGGCAAATGAATTTACCAGAATGGCCAGAGACCCACCTCGCTACCTGGTGATCAAA GAGGACTGCAGCCAACAGGACACAGCTCCGGATGAGCTTGCCCAGCGGAGTGCAGACCTGGATGACCTGGACGACCTAGACGTAGATCTGGTGGACCAGGTGGATGAGGGGATGGTAGAGGGCATGACTCCAGCCCCCCACTACCTCTCTCAGTCAAGGAGCCTCAGTCGCCTCTCCAGGATGGACACTCACAGA GTTGTTCTTACTTCTTCAAGTGTGGCTGGATACCTGCCTATGACCCCAGGTGTTGATATCCCAGGACAG GCCACGTGGCAGTCGCGCTCTCGACTTAATTCAGCCCGCACAGTGTCTGAGAGCTCAGAGGGATGCGGCCCAGCAGTGGAGCTGGAGATGAGCGAGGACTTCTCTCTGGCAGGGAGCCTGAAAAGACGACGTCATCGCGAGGACAGCGCTTACATGTCGCAGAGGGACAGCATGTCTGGCGGGCCACCAGAGACTCCATCACCAGAGATAGAGGAAGAGGACCAGAATGGATACGTGCTTCCTGGAGACAGCCCAGAGAGAG atacCCTACTTTTCTCATCTCGAGCCAGGATGGGCAAGTCTCATTCGTCGAGCCTGTTGGGTGACCCAGATGATGAAGAATATGAGTATATGAACAAGCAGACGTGTGTAACACCTGTCTCATCCAGGCACAGCAGCCACTGGTTAAGGCCGAACAAGAAGCGCACCACCTCCGTATCATCACAAGTGACAGCATGCTCAGGTGATACCATGCTATCTGTGGAGGTCAGGGGAGGTCCCGCAAGGAGCACCCAAAACTCTGATTCAGAGCAGCAGGGATCTAATGAAGTTGAATATGAATACATGGACATCAGGGGTGGTGAAAAAGATGAAAGCCCTCCAGCACATgaccctccccctcctcctctgacaCCAGCAAGGAtgggcagagaggaggaggagaaggaggaggatgaatATGTGAAGGACACCAACTATcattacacaaacagacagccgAAGCTAGGACAAGCTCTTCAAGAAGGGAAAGAGCTGAAGGTACAGGGACGGGACGAGGGCGAGGCGTATGAATATGAGGACATGGACTGCTTTGCAGTGGAGTACCAGAACATGCAGAGACAAGAGGAGGGAGCAGTAGGGGGCACAGATGCACATCGCTCTGGGTTTGAACCCTATGTAAAAGTGCGAGCTGGAGTCGGGGTTGGGGAACCAGCCATTGTTGACAGATCTTTTGACAATCCAGACTACTGGCACAGCAGGATGTCCCTGAAGCCTAAAGCAGTGCCTACATGA
- the erbb3a gene encoding receptor tyrosine-protein kinase erbB-3a isoform X2, with translation MAPFMRKVQQVLCVLLLCALQLCGAQTQGVVVCSGTQNVLSTTGNSELQYNLMKEMYTGCEIVMGNLEITMMDHNRDFSFLQSIREVTGYILFAVNEFSRLPLDHLRVIRGTTLYEDQYALAVMLNYQKDGHYGLQELGLTHLTEILQGGVKIIQNKYLSYAPQVNWLDIVKDGTTHIMVEGNGPEKPCNKACGELPCWGPGNDTCQILTKTVCAPQCNGRCFGSSPSECCHIECAGGCTGPLDTDCFACRNFNNSGSCVPLCPQTLIYNKHTFKLEPNPNAKYQYGSICVAQCPTNFLVDGSSCVSSCPSNKMEVEKNGVKRCEPCGGLCPKACHGTGSPTRQTVDALNIDSFINCTTIQGSLHFLVTGIKGDEYNGVPALDPEKLKIFNTVREITDILSIQSWPKNMSDLSVFSNLQTIQGRTLYKGYSLLVMKISSLTSLGLRSLRQISDGGIYITGNKKLCYHDTVNWTRILSSSSSRPQRRQTPVVKENRPRDQCVKEGHVCDPLCSSDGCWGPGPNQCLSCKKYSRGGTCVPDCMFLTGERREFAASSGECMPCHPECKVQAGKETCTGPGADQCVACASLQDGPHCVSSCPEGVMGGDEIIFKYANKQGHCEPCHINCTQGCYGPGIRDCEGSSRYISGQATTAIVLGVIALLFVSFSVFVLTVLYRRGLAIRRKRAMRRYIESGQSFEPLDPGEKGTKVHARLLKPTELRKIKLLGNGVFGSVHKGIWIPEGDTVKLPVAIKTIHGRTGWQTFREVTDHMMTMGSLNHINIVRTLGICPGDSLQLVTQLSTQGSLLEHVKNCKNKLSPQRLLNWCVQIAKGMYYLEENRVVHRNLAARNVLLKNNYTAQITDYGIADLLYPDDKKYFYNEGKAPIKWMALESIMFRRYTHQSDVWSYGVTVWEMMSYGAEPYTTMRPQEVPDLLEKGERLSQPQICTIDVYMVMVKCWMIDENVRPTFKELANEFTRMARDPPRYLVIKEDCSQQDTAPDELAQRSADLDDLDDLDVDLVDQVDEGMVEGMTPAPHYLSQSRSLSRLSRMDTHRVVLTSSSVAGYLPMTPGVDIPGQATWQSRSRLNSARTVSESSEGCGPAVELEMSEDFSLAGSLKRRRHREDSAYMSQRDSMSGGPPETPSPEIEEEDQNGYVLPGDSPERDTLLFSSRARMGKSHSSSLLGDPDDEEYEYMNKQTCVTPVSSRHSSHWLRPNKKRTTSVSSQVTACSGDTMLSVEVRGGPARSTQNSDSEQQGSNEVEYEYMDIRGGEKDESPPAHDPPPPPLTPARMGREEEEKEEDEYVKDTNYHYTNRQPKLGQALQEGKELKVQGRDEGEAYEYEDMDCFAVEYQNMQRQEEGAVGGTDAHRSGFEPYVKVRAGVGVGEPAIVDRSFDNPDYWHSRMSLKPKAVPT, from the exons TGGTCGTCTGTTCCGGCACCCAGAATGTACTGAGCACGACGGGAAATTCAGAGCTCCAGTACAACCTGATGAAGGAGATGTACACCGGCTGTGAGATTGTGATGGGCAACCTTGAGATTACCATGATGGATCACAACAGAGACTTCTCCTTCCTGCAG TCTATCAGAGAGGTGACAGGCTACATCCTGTTTGCCGTCAACGAGTTCAGCCGCTTGCCTCTGGACCACCTGCGCGTCATCAGAGGCACCACACTATATGAGGACCAGTACGCTTTGGCTGTGATGCTCAACTACCAGAAGGACGGACATTATGGCCTACAAGAACTGGGCCTGACACACCTTACAG AGATACTACAGGGAGGAGTCAAGATCATCCAGAACAAGTACCTGAGCTATGCTCCACAGGTGAACTGGCTAGACATAGTGAAGGACGGAACGACTCATATTATGGTCGAGGGCAATGGGCCTGAAA AGCCTTGTAACAAAGCATGTGGAGAGCTTCCATGTTGGGGTCCAGGAAATGACACGTGCCAGATCT TGACAAAGACCGTGTGTGCCCCTCAGTGTAACGGCCGATGCTTTGGCAGCAGCCCGAGCGAGTGTTGTCACATTGAGTGTGCTGGAGGCTGCACTGGACCCCTGGACACAGACTGTTTT GCTTGCAGGAACTTCAACAACTCTGGCTCCTGCGTGCCTCTGTGTCCCCAGACCCTCATCTACAACAAGCACACATTCAAACTGGAGCCCAACCCCAATGCCAAGTACCAGTATGGCTCCATCTGCGTGGCCCAATGTCCCA caaacTTTCTGGTGGATGGCAGTTCATGTGTGAGCAGTTGCCCTTCTAATAAAATGGAGGTGGAGAAAAATGGCGTGAAAAGATGTGAACCCTGTGGAGGCCTCTGTCCAAAAG CTTGCCACGGCACAGGAAGTCCAACCAGACAGACTGTCGATGCTCTAAACATCGACAGTTTCATAAACTGCACAACAATCCAGGGCAGTCTGCATTTCCTGGTGACTGGGATCAAAGG TGACGAGTACAATGGTGTTCCAGCCCTCGATCcagaaaaactgaaaatcttCAACACTGTGAGGGAGataacag ACATCCTCAGTATCCAGTCATGGCCAAAAAACATGTCAGACCTGTCAGTCTTCTCCAACCTCCAAACAATTCAGGGCAGAACACTTTACAA GGGCTACTCCCTTCTGGTGATGAAGATCTCCTCTTTGACATCCCTGGGGTTACGTTCCCTGCGACAAATAAGCGACGGCGGCATTTACATCACAGGAAACAAGAAGCTCTGCTACCATGACACTGTCAACTGGACACGGATcttgagcagcagcagctcccgCCCGCAGCGACGCCAGACCCCTGTCGTCAAGGAGAACAGACCAAGAGATCAGTGTG ttaAAGAGGGCCATGTTTGCGACCCCCTTTGCTCCTCTGATGGCTGCTGGGGTCCGGGGCCAAACCAGTGTCTGTCCTGTAAGAAATACAGCAGGGGAGGAACGTGCGTGCCAGACTGCATGTTCTTAACCGG GGAGAGGAGGGAATTTGCTGCTTCATCAGGGGAGTGTATGCCCTGTCACCCTGAGTGTAAGGTGCAGGCAGGGAAGGAGACATGCACAGGCCCG GGAGCAGATCAGTGTGTAGCGTGTGCCAGCCTGCAGGACGGTCCACACTGTGTCTCCTCGTGTCCTGAGGGTGTGATGGGAGGGGACGAAATTATCTTTAAATACGCCAACAAGCAAGGCCACTGTGAACCGTGTCACATCAACTGTACCCAAGG GTGCTACGGTCCAGGAATTAGAGACTGTGAGGGGTCATCCCGGTACATTTCAGG ACAAGCGACCACAGCCATCGTACTGGGTGTGATTGCCCTTCTCTtcgtttctttctctgtcttcgTGCTGACTGTTCTGTACCGCCGAGGCCTCGCCATTCGCCGCAAGCGAGCTATGAGGAGATACATAGAGAGTGGACAG AGTTTTGAGCCTCTGGATCCTGGAGAGAAAGGAACTAAAGTCCACGCTCGGCTCCTGAAGCCCACAGAGCTGCGTAAGATAAAGCTCCTGGGTAACGGAGTTTTTGGATCCGTCCATAAG GGCATTTGGATTCCTGAGGGTGATACAGTGAAGCTTCCTGTGGCCATAAAGACAATTCATGGTCGGACTGGATGGCAGACCTTCCGTGAGGTGACAGAT CACATGATGACGATGGGAAGCTTGAACCACATTAACATTGTCAGGACACTGGGTATCTGTCCCGGTGACAGCCTGCAGCTCGTCACCCAGCTCAGCACTCAGGGCTCCCTGCTGGAGCACGTCAAGAACTGCAAGAACAAACTCAGCCCGCAGAGGCTGCTCAACTGGTGTGTTCAAATTGCAAAG GGTATGTATTACCTGGAGGAGAACAGGGTGGTCCACAGGAACCTGGCCGCCAGAAATGTGCTCCTGAAGAATAATTACACCGCCCAGATCACAGACTACGGCATTGCAGACCTGCTTTACCCTGATGACAAGAAGTACTTCTACAATGAGGGCAAG GCGCCCATCAAATGGATGGCCTTAGAGAGCATCATGTTTCGCAGATACACGCATCAGAGCGATGTCTGGAGTTATG GTGTGACAGTATGGGAGATGATGTCTTACGGGGCAGAGCCATACACCACGATGCGtccacaggaagttcctgaccTGCTGGAAAAGGGAGAGCGTCTATCCCAGCCTCAAATTTGCACCATTGATGTCTACATGGTCATGGTCAAGT GTTGGATGATTGATGAGAATGTCCGTCCAACATTCAAAGAGCTGGCAAATGAATTTACCAGAATGGCCAGAGACCCACCTCGCTACCTGGTGATCAAA GAGGACTGCAGCCAACAGGACACAGCTCCGGATGAGCTTGCCCAGCGGAGTGCAGACCTGGATGACCTGGACGACCTAGACGTAGATCTGGTGGACCAGGTGGATGAGGGGATGGTAGAGGGCATGACTCCAGCCCCCCACTACCTCTCTCAGTCAAGGAGCCTCAGTCGCCTCTCCAGGATGGACACTCACAGA GTTGTTCTTACTTCTTCAAGTGTGGCTGGATACCTGCCTATGACCCCAGGTGTTGATATCCCAGGACAG GCCACGTGGCAGTCGCGCTCTCGACTTAATTCAGCCCGCACAGTGTCTGAGAGCTCAGAGGGATGCGGCCCAGCAGTGGAGCTGGAGATGAGCGAGGACTTCTCTCTGGCAGGGAGCCTGAAAAGACGACGTCATCGCGAGGACAGCGCTTACATGTCGCAGAGGGACAGCATGTCTGGCGGGCCACCAGAGACTCCATCACCAGAGATAGAGGAAGAGGACCAGAATGGATACGTGCTTCCTGGAGACAGCCCAGAGAGAG atacCCTACTTTTCTCATCTCGAGCCAGGATGGGCAAGTCTCATTCGTCGAGCCTGTTGGGTGACCCAGATGATGAAGAATATGAGTATATGAACAAGCAGACGTGTGTAACACCTGTCTCATCCAGGCACAGCAGCCACTGGTTAAGGCCGAACAAGAAGCGCACCACCTCCGTATCATCACAAGTGACAGCATGCTCAGGTGATACCATGCTATCTGTGGAGGTCAGGGGAGGTCCCGCAAGGAGCACCCAAAACTCTGATTCAGAGCAGCAGGGATCTAATGAAGTTGAATATGAATACATGGACATCAGGGGTGGTGAAAAAGATGAAAGCCCTCCAGCACATgaccctccccctcctcctctgacaCCAGCAAGGAtgggcagagaggaggaggagaaggaggaggatgaatATGTGAAGGACACCAACTATcattacacaaacagacagccgAAGCTAGGACAAGCTCTTCAAGAAGGGAAAGAGCTGAAGGTACAGGGACGGGACGAGGGCGAGGCGTATGAATATGAGGACATGGACTGCTTTGCAGTGGAGTACCAGAACATGCAGAGACAAGAGGAGGGAGCAGTAGGGGGCACAGATGCACATCGCTCTGGGTTTGAACCCTATGTAAAAGTGCGAGCTGGAGTCGGGGTTGGGGAACCAGCCATTGTTGACAGATCTTTTGACAATCCAGACTACTGGCACAGCAGGATGTCCCTGAAGCCTAAAGCAGTGCCTACATGA